In the Streptomyces sp. 3214.6 genome, CTCGCCGAGACCCTGACCGGCTGAGGCACCGGCGGACGGCGAATCCAGGGCCTGCCCGGGTCCTTCTGCGGAACTCCACATCCGACCGCTAAGTTGTGCCGCATGAGCAACCTTGACCGTGCGCCCGTACCGAGTGTGTGCGGCGGCCGCGGATTCGTCGTCGCCGAACCAGTCCGCGAGCTGCTGAGCCCCCGGCAGGTGAAGCTCGGCGAGTCGACCGAGGTGCGCCGACTGCTGCCGAACCTCGGACGGCGCATGATCGGCGCCTGGGCCTTCGTCGACCACTACGGCCCCGACGACATCGCCGACGAGCCGGGCATGCAGGTCCCGCCGCATCCGCACATGGGACTGCAGACCGTCAGCTGGCTGCACGAGGGCGAGGTGCTGCACCGCGACTCGACCGGCAGCCTGCAGACCATCCGGCCCAGGGAACTGGGCCTGATGACCTCGGGCCGGGCGATCAGCCACTCCGAGGAGAGCCCCCGGCCGCACGCCCGCTACCTGCACGGCGCCCAGCTCTGGGTCGCGCTGCCGAACGCCCACCGGCACACCGACCCCCACTTCGAGCACCACGCCGACCTGCCCACCGTCACCGCCCCCGGCCTCACGGCCACCGTGCTCCTCGGCGACCTCGACGGCTCCACCTCACCCGGCACGGCGTACACCCCCATCGTGGGCGCCGATCTCGCGCTCGCCCGCGGCGCCGACGTACGCCTGCCGCTCCTGCCCGACTTCGAGTACGGCGTGCTGTCGATGTCGGGCGAGGTACATGTGGACGGGGTGCCCGTCCTGCCGGGCTCGATGCTCTACCTCGGCTGCGGACGCACCGAACTTCCCCTGCGGGCCGAGTCCGACGCAGGCCTGATGCTGCTCGGCGGCGAGCCCTTCGAGGAGGAGCTCGTCATGTGGTGGAACTTCGTCGGCCGGTCCCAGGAAGAGATCGTGCAGGCTCGCGACGACTGGGCGAGAGGAACCCGCTTCGGCGAGGTGAAGGGCTACGACGGAGCTCCGCTGCGCGCCCCCACCCTGCCCGACACCCCCCTCAAACCCCGCGGGAGGGTGCGCTGACCTGGGGTCGGAGCCGATCGGCCGACGAGGCACGTCGTCGCGGGCCGAGCGCTCGGCTAACGGTTTGTGGAGACCCAACAGATTCAGTAGGCGTGATGGAACATCCAGAACCCCTTGCGCTTGCCGGTAGGGACGATCAGATCGGACTGGATCTGCTCGGCGGACTCCCTGCTCCCCCGGCGCCGGGGGGGACGGTGTCGAGCATGTCGTCGGTCATGACCGACGACCGGCCTCCGTTCCCGCATTTACATAAGCTATGAATATAAAAATGCTATGCTTCGAGCATGAGTCGTCATGACACCGATCCTGGCGCGTCCGCCGCCATCGGGGCAGCCCTCTACGGCCTGGCCACCAGGGCCACGAGACGCCTGCCCCGGGACATGAGCCTGACGTCCGCCGCCACCCTGGCCACCCTGGACCGGACCGGCCCGCGGCGCATCACCGATCTGGCCACGGTCGAGGGCGTCACCCAGCCCGCGATGACCGCCCTGGTCCGGGTGATGGAGGAGTCCGGCCTGGTCGAGCGGCGGGGCGACGCGTCCGACAAGCGGGTCACGCTGGTGTGCCTGACCGAGGCGGGCGCCTCCTATGTCCGGACGCGGCGCCAGGCGGGCGTCCACGCCTTCGAGCGGTTGATCGGCGAGCTCACCGGCGACGAGGTCGAGGCGCTGGTGGCGGCCCTTCCGGCGCTGAGGCATCTGGCAGAGCTCGAAAGCCAGGACCGCGAAGGGCCGAAGCAGTGACGGGGCAGCCGGTCGGCAGGGTCGCGGCGAAGGCGTTCCCGGTGGCGTGTTCCGAGGCGCTGCTGGTCCCCGCCCTGATGTTCATCGCTCTGGTCGTGGCGGCGGTCGCCAGCCTCGGGACGCCGCTCATCACCAGCGTGGCGACCTCGTTCCACGTCTCGCTCGGCAGCGCGCAGTGGACGCTGACCGTCGCGCTGCTCAGCGGCGCCGTCGCCACACCGGTCCTGGGCCGGCTCGGAGCCGGCCCGCACCGGCGGGCCACGATCCTCGCCACGCTGGCGGTCGTCGTCGCCGGCAGCGCGCTCACCGTGCTGCCGCTGCCGTTCGCGTGGCTGCTGGCCGGCAGGGCGGCCCAGGGCGTCGGGCTCGGGCTGACGGCGCTGATGATGGGCGTGGCCCGGGACCACCTCCCCGAGGAGCGCAGCGCGGCCGTGATCGCCCTGATCTCGGTGGTCTCGATCATCGGGGCCGGCGTCGGCTACCCGCTGGCCGCACTGCTCGCCGAGCTCGGCGGGGTACGGGCCGCCTACGGCCTCGGCCTGGTCGTCACCGCCGCCGCCCTCCTGACCGCGTGGCGCTCCATGCCCGAAGCCCCCGAAGGCCGCTCCGCCCATGTGGACGTGGCAGGCGCGGTCGTCCTGGCCGCCGCGCTGCTCCTGGTGCTGTTCCTCGCCGGCGAACGGAATCTGTGGAGCCGGCACCTCGCCATGGCGGCGGGCCTCGCCTTCGTCGCGGTGGTGCTGCTCTGCGTCTGGGCCGTCATCGAGCTGCGCAGCACGACGCCCCTGGTCGATGTGCGGGCGGTGCGGCACCCGGCGGTCGCCGGAGCGAACCTCGCCATGTTCGTCGGCGGGATCGGCATGTACCTCCTGCTCACGCTCATCACCCGGTACGCGCAGACGCCGCACGGCGCCGGCTACGGCTTCGGGCTGACGACCTTCGTCGCCGGGCTGGTCCTCATCCCGTTCTCGGTGCTGGGGTTCGTCGCCGGCAAGCTCACGCCGCGGGTCCGAACGCGGATCGCCGACCCCCTGCTCCTGGCCGGCAGCGCCGTCGTGGTCGGCGGCGGGTTCGCCCTGTTCGCGACGGCCCGGTCGGACCTGGCCGAACTGTTCGCGGCGATGGGCGTGCTCGGCATCGGCGTCGGCGGCTTCTCGGCCGCGATGCCCGGCGTCATCCTGGCCGTCACCCCCAAGAGCGAGACGTCGAGCGCCATGAGCTTCAACTACGTCGTCCGCAGCGTCGGGTACTCCCTGGGCAGCGCCATCGGCGGCCTGATCCTCACCGCGGGCACCGCCCCCGGCCACCTCTTCCCCCACGACGGCGCCTACACCACCGCGGCGCTGGTCGGCATCGGCGCCATGGCGATCACGACGCTGACAAGCCTCGCTCTCGCCCGCCGACCCTCGTCCGTGCGGTGACGTGCGTCAGCTCGGGCCTAAGCGACACGTCAGGTGATGTCTCCGAGGCGGGCCGCACGGGCCCGGAGGTAGCGCTGTTCGGGGAGGCTCAGGGTCTTCGCGGCGGCCGACTCGTAGGCGGCTCGGGCGGCCTCGGGGTCGCTGGCGCGTTCCAGGAGGTGGGCGCGGACCGAGTCCAGGCGGTGGCCCGTGGTCAACTCCGGTGCGAGCGCGTCCAGTTCGGCCAGACCAGCCTTCGGTCCGTGGACCATGGCGATGGCCACGGCACGGTTGAGGCGTTCGACAGGGCTGGGGACTAGATGGACGAGGACGTCGTAGAGTCCGAGGATCTCGGGCCAGTCGGTGCTGTCGGGCGAGTCCGCCTCGTCGTGGACGGCGGCGATCGCGGCCCTACCGCCTGGCCTTCCTGGACCGGCCCACCGGCCAGGTCATCCGCCGCTACGAACGCGACCGCCCCGGCGAGATGGTCCACGTGGACGTCAAGAAACTCGGCCGGATCCCCGACGGCGGCGGCCACAAGGTGCTCGGCCGCCAAGCCGGCCGCGCCACCCGCAGCTCCATGGGCTTCGACTACGTCCACTCCGCCGTCGACGACCACAGCCGCCTGGCCTACAGCGAGATCCACGGCGACGAGAAGGCCGACACCTGCGCGGGCTTCCTGCGCCGGGCCGCAGCATTCTTCGCCGCATCGGGCATCGACCGCATCGAGCGGGTCCTGACCGACAACGCCTGGCCCCATCGCAAGAGCTTCGCCTGGCAGCAGGCCCTGGCCGACCTCGGCGCGACCGGCAAGCTCACCCGCGCCTACCGGCCGCAGACCAACGGCAAAGTCGAACGCTTCAACCGCACCCTGCTCGAGGAATGGGCCTACCTGCGGTCCTACACCTCAAACACCGAGCGAACGACGGCCCTGGCAGACTTCCTGCACACCTACAACCACCACCGCTGCCACACCGCACTCCGCGGCCAGCCACCCATCAGCCGTGGGGCGTCGGGCAGCAGCTGCGGCGCCGGCCTCGGCCTCCATGAGTGTTCCCGCCGTGGTGCAGAACGCCCGTCTCGATCTCCTCGCGGCCAAC is a window encoding:
- a CDS encoding pirin family protein, translating into MSNLDRAPVPSVCGGRGFVVAEPVRELLSPRQVKLGESTEVRRLLPNLGRRMIGAWAFVDHYGPDDIADEPGMQVPPHPHMGLQTVSWLHEGEVLHRDSTGSLQTIRPRELGLMTSGRAISHSEESPRPHARYLHGAQLWVALPNAHRHTDPHFEHHADLPTVTAPGLTATVLLGDLDGSTSPGTAYTPIVGADLALARGADVRLPLLPDFEYGVLSMSGEVHVDGVPVLPGSMLYLGCGRTELPLRAESDAGLMLLGGEPFEEELVMWWNFVGRSQEEIVQARDDWARGTRFGEVKGYDGAPLRAPTLPDTPLKPRGRVR
- a CDS encoding MarR family winged helix-turn-helix transcriptional regulator; amino-acid sequence: MSLTSAATLATLDRTGPRRITDLATVEGVTQPAMTALVRVMEESGLVERRGDASDKRVTLVCLTEAGASYVRTRRQAGVHAFERLIGELTGDEVEALVAALPALRHLAELESQDREGPKQ
- a CDS encoding MFS transporter, with the protein product MTGQPVGRVAAKAFPVACSEALLVPALMFIALVVAAVASLGTPLITSVATSFHVSLGSAQWTLTVALLSGAVATPVLGRLGAGPHRRATILATLAVVVAGSALTVLPLPFAWLLAGRAAQGVGLGLTALMMGVARDHLPEERSAAVIALISVVSIIGAGVGYPLAALLAELGGVRAAYGLGLVVTAAALLTAWRSMPEAPEGRSAHVDVAGAVVLAAALLLVLFLAGERNLWSRHLAMAAGLAFVAVVLLCVWAVIELRSTTPLVDVRAVRHPAVAGANLAMFVGGIGMYLLLTLITRYAQTPHGAGYGFGLTTFVAGLVLIPFSVLGFVAGKLTPRVRTRIADPLLLAGSAVVVGGGFALFATARSDLAELFAAMGVLGIGVGGFSAAMPGVILAVTPKSETSSAMSFNYVVRSVGYSLGSAIGGLILTAGTAPGHLFPHDGAYTTAALVGIGAMAITTLTSLALARRPSSVR